Proteins from a single region of Candidatus Amarolinea dominans:
- a CDS encoding DUF4351 domain-containing protein produces the protein MPYITSVERMGMQRGLEQGIQQGIQQGIQQGVQQGVQQGVQQGQAEMVLRVLNRRFGMISADLTASICGLPSPHLPILLDVALSAEALPEVAAVVTTLIANTDKVNPSPM, from the coding sequence GAACGAATGGGGATGCAGAGAGGCCTGGAGCAAGGAATCCAGCAAGGAATCCAGCAGGGAATCCAGCAAGGCGTGCAACAAGGCGTGCAGCAAGGCGTGCAGCAGGGTCAGGCAGAAATGGTGTTGCGTGTGTTGAACCGACGCTTCGGTATGATTTCTGCTGACCTGACGGCGTCCATTTGCGGCTTGCCCAGCCCGCACCTGCCTATCTTACTGGATGTGGCGCTGAGTGCGGAGGCGTTGCCCGAAGTAGCAGCCGTGGTCACGACGCTCATTGCCAACACCGATAAGGTCAACCCATCGCCGATGTGA
- a CDS encoding dodecin domain-containing protein translates to MAESVYKVIELIGTSSESWEKAATNAVETASKSLRELRIAEVVQLDMHLDEGRIVAYRAKLKVSFKYESGD, encoded by the coding sequence ATGGCTGAGAGTGTGTACAAGGTTATAGAACTCATTGGCACGAGCAGTGAGTCGTGGGAAAAAGCCGCGACTAACGCGGTCGAGACGGCTTCCAAGAGCCTGCGCGAACTGCGCATCGCCGAGGTCGTGCAGTTGGACATGCACTTGGACGAAGGCAGGATCGTTGCCTATCGCGCCAAGCTGAAGGTGTCGTTCAAGTACGAGTCCGGCGACTAG
- the pheS gene encoding phenylalanine--tRNA ligase subunit alpha, which produces MKMLDQLKTIEEGALATLAVAHDAAGLEGWRVAVLGRKGSLTHALRGLGQLPRDERPAAGAEANRVKDRLEAAFSAHQEALQQAEIAATLAAEAVDVTLPGRPPSLGRIHPSNAVLRRIYAIFGQMGFQVYDAPDVELDEINFQLLNIPPDHPARDMQDTFYTKDPAVLLRTHTSPGQIRAMRQFAPAPLRVILPGKCFRYEQVTARSEFMFHQVEGLAVGKGITMADLKGTLQEFANQLYGEGRQLRFRCSYFPFVEPGVEVDMDCILCGGRGCRLCKYSGWLEISGAGMVHPVVLRNGGYDPAIYTGFAFGMGPERITMLKHSIDDIRYFFSNDVRFLEQF; this is translated from the coding sequence TTGAAGATGCTCGATCAACTCAAAACCATCGAAGAGGGCGCGCTGGCCACGCTGGCGGTCGCACACGATGCGGCTGGCCTGGAGGGCTGGCGTGTGGCGGTGCTGGGGCGCAAGGGCAGCCTGACCCATGCACTGCGCGGGTTGGGTCAACTGCCGCGCGACGAGCGTCCCGCGGCCGGCGCGGAGGCCAACCGCGTCAAGGATCGCCTGGAAGCCGCGTTCAGCGCGCATCAGGAGGCGCTGCAACAGGCTGAGATCGCGGCCACGCTGGCAGCCGAAGCGGTGGATGTCACCCTACCCGGCCGGCCGCCCAGCCTGGGGCGCATCCATCCCAGCAACGCGGTGCTGCGCCGCATCTACGCCATCTTCGGTCAGATGGGCTTCCAGGTTTACGACGCGCCCGATGTGGAACTCGATGAGATCAATTTCCAATTGCTGAACATCCCGCCCGATCATCCGGCGCGCGACATGCAGGACACCTTCTACACGAAGGACCCAGCCGTGCTTCTGCGCACGCACACCTCGCCTGGGCAGATTCGCGCCATGCGCCAGTTCGCACCCGCGCCGCTGCGCGTCATCCTGCCGGGCAAGTGCTTCCGCTACGAACAGGTCACTGCCCGCAGCGAATTCATGTTCCACCAGGTGGAAGGGCTGGCGGTGGGCAAAGGGATCACGATGGCCGATCTCAAAGGCACGCTGCAGGAATTTGCCAATCAACTCTACGGCGAAGGCCGGCAGTTACGCTTCCGCTGCTCCTACTTCCCCTTTGTGGAGCCAGGCGTGGAGGTGGACATGGACTGCATCCTGTGCGGCGGTCGCGGCTGTCGTCTGTGCAAATACAGCGGCTGGCTGGAGATCAGCGGCGCCGGCATGGTCCACCCTGTCGTCCTGCGCAACGGCGGCTACGACCCCGCCATCTACACCGGCTTCGCCTTCGGCATGGGGCCAGAGCGCATCACCATGCTCAAACACAGCATTGACGACATTCGTTACTTCTTCTCGAACGATGTACGATTCTTGGAGCAGTTCTGA
- a CDS encoding phenylalanine--tRNA ligase subunit beta codes for MKIPLNWLRDYVDIQLSAEELGQRLTLAGIEVAGIERIGAEWERDKIFVGEIVRIEPHPDADRLVLATVVYGGDAAMTVVTGAPNLFPYKGQANPGLKSPFAISGARLIDGHSAEKKVMRLKPGKIRGVRSEGMVCSEKELGLSDNHDGVIILPADAPVGMPLVDYLGDTILEIELTPNLGRCLSMLGVAREVAALEALTLKRDQPLLQEIAGKVAPSEVPDPAPVTEPFCQIVIEAPDLCPRYTAILIRNVKIGPSPAWLQDRLRRAGQRPINNVVDITNYVMLEWGQPLHAFDYDALLARAQRSGQTLPTIHVRRAQPGERMTTLDNVDRALTADMLLIADSAGPIAVAGVMGGQETEVNAGTVNVLLESACFNNINNRRTAQALKLFSEASTRFGRGIPATLAPLANRRAAQWMADLAGAEVTAGVQDAYPRRQRDIHIELTQAEVERLLGMPVASADLLRTLEAMECRVELTPGDPGALRVTVPWHRLDLEIPADLVEEVARGIGYDKIPATLLASALPEQWHNWPIEGEEAIRTLLAGCGLQDTINYPLISEGDNARLLAAAGSGDGWTEAQATAGYLLPSLLRPADSVQLANPLSVERSVLRSSLLPVALQVMAANLRYRERWAAFEIGRVYWPLAGAALPYEARHVSLVMAGPRAPAWWQGASAEELDFYDLKGVVETLLTRMGVPRAAVRFTAADHPTFSRRAARILVNDQDIGIVGELHPAVRRAFELPAQGRVVAAELALAPLFVAHQADAQMQSISAYPAIKEDLAVIVDEAIRADQVAEAIMAAGGELLQGLRLFDVYRGDQIGAGQKSLAYRVTYQAADRSLTDADAARVRAKIVRHLQETIGGRLRTAN; via the coding sequence ATGAAAATACCACTGAACTGGTTACGTGATTATGTAGATATCCAACTGTCCGCCGAGGAGCTGGGGCAGCGCCTGACCCTGGCGGGGATCGAGGTGGCAGGCATCGAGCGCATCGGCGCGGAGTGGGAGCGCGACAAAATTTTCGTCGGCGAAATCGTACGCATCGAGCCGCACCCGGACGCGGACCGCCTGGTGCTGGCAACCGTGGTTTACGGCGGCGACGCGGCGATGACCGTCGTCACCGGCGCGCCCAATCTGTTCCCGTACAAGGGCCAGGCCAATCCGGGTCTGAAGTCGCCCTTTGCCATCAGCGGCGCGCGGCTGATTGATGGGCACAGCGCGGAAAAGAAGGTCATGCGCCTCAAGCCCGGCAAAATTCGCGGCGTCCGCTCGGAGGGGATGGTCTGCTCCGAAAAGGAGTTGGGCCTGAGCGACAACCATGACGGGGTGATCATCCTGCCGGCCGATGCGCCGGTGGGCATGCCGCTGGTGGATTACCTGGGCGACACGATCCTGGAGATCGAACTGACGCCCAACCTGGGCCGCTGCCTCTCCATGCTGGGCGTTGCGCGTGAAGTGGCCGCGCTGGAGGCGTTGACCCTCAAACGCGATCAGCCGCTGCTGCAGGAGATTGCAGGCAAGGTGGCGCCCTCCGAGGTGCCCGATCCGGCGCCGGTGACGGAGCCATTTTGCCAGATTGTCATCGAAGCGCCTGACCTGTGCCCGCGCTATACGGCAATCTTGATCCGCAATGTCAAGATCGGGCCGTCCCCGGCCTGGCTGCAGGACCGTCTGCGCCGCGCCGGCCAGCGCCCCATCAACAATGTGGTGGACATTACCAATTACGTGATGCTGGAATGGGGCCAGCCGCTGCACGCGTTCGATTACGACGCGCTGCTGGCGCGGGCACAGCGCAGCGGTCAGACGCTGCCCACGATCCACGTGCGCCGCGCCCAACCTGGCGAGCGCATGACCACCCTCGACAACGTAGATCGGGCGCTGACCGCCGACATGCTGCTGATCGCGGACAGCGCGGGGCCGATTGCCGTAGCCGGCGTCATGGGCGGGCAGGAGACGGAAGTCAACGCAGGGACCGTCAACGTGCTGCTGGAATCGGCCTGCTTCAACAACATCAACAACCGGCGCACCGCGCAGGCGCTGAAGCTGTTCAGCGAGGCTTCAACTCGCTTTGGACGCGGCATCCCGGCCACCCTGGCGCCGCTGGCCAATCGCCGCGCCGCTCAGTGGATGGCCGACCTGGCCGGCGCCGAGGTGACGGCCGGTGTGCAGGATGCCTATCCCCGGCGCCAGCGCGACATCCACATCGAACTGACCCAGGCAGAGGTGGAACGGCTGTTGGGCATGCCCGTGGCGTCAGCCGATCTGCTGCGCACGTTGGAGGCGATGGAGTGCCGGGTTGAACTGACGCCTGGCGACCCCGGCGCGCTGCGCGTCACGGTGCCCTGGCACCGGCTCGACCTGGAAATTCCGGCCGACCTGGTGGAAGAAGTGGCGCGTGGCATTGGTTATGATAAAATTCCGGCCACCCTGTTGGCCTCGGCGCTGCCGGAGCAGTGGCACAACTGGCCGATCGAAGGCGAAGAGGCGATCCGCACGTTGCTGGCCGGCTGCGGCTTGCAGGATACGATCAACTATCCGCTGATCAGCGAGGGTGACAACGCTCGCCTGTTAGCGGCGGCCGGCAGCGGTGACGGCTGGACAGAAGCGCAGGCCACGGCCGGCTACCTGCTGCCCAGCCTGCTGCGACCGGCCGACAGCGTGCAGTTGGCAAATCCGCTGAGTGTGGAACGCAGCGTGCTGCGCTCCAGCCTGCTGCCGGTCGCGCTGCAGGTGATGGCCGCCAATCTGCGCTATCGCGAGCGCTGGGCCGCGTTCGAGATCGGCCGCGTCTACTGGCCGCTGGCCGGCGCGGCGCTGCCCTACGAAGCGCGCCATGTCAGCCTGGTGATGGCCGGGCCACGCGCGCCGGCCTGGTGGCAGGGGGCAAGCGCTGAGGAACTCGATTTCTACGACCTCAAGGGGGTGGTGGAAACCTTGCTGACACGCATGGGTGTGCCGCGGGCGGCAGTACGCTTCACAGCGGCAGATCATCCAACATTCAGCAGGCGTGCGGCGCGTATCCTGGTCAACGATCAGGACATCGGCATCGTGGGTGAACTACACCCGGCCGTGCGGCGAGCCTTCGAGCTGCCGGCGCAGGGGCGCGTCGTCGCTGCCGAACTGGCGCTGGCGCCGCTGTTCGTCGCCCATCAGGCCGATGCACAGATGCAGTCCATCTCCGCGTATCCTGCGATCAAGGAGGACCTGGCGGTGATCGTGGATGAAGCGATACGGGCCGACCAGGTGGCGGAAGCCATTATGGCCGCGGGCGGTGAGCTGTTGCAGGGCCTGCGCCTGTTCGACGTGTACCGCGGCGATCAGATCGGCGCGGGGCAGAAGAGCCTGGCCTACCGCGTGACCTATCAGGCGGCCGACCGCTCGCTGACCGATGCCGATGCGGCCAGGGTGCGGGCCAAGATCGTGCGGCACCTGCAAGAGACCATCGGTGGCAGGCTGCGCACGGCAAACTGA
- a CDS encoding DsbA family protein, giving the protein MANKPGMPPPPQKLEGQREKTSKQIAREATRKRRQQEQRRNLLLIIVGVAIVGVLAVVLISNASRNSGGIARSGKGATLGPADAPVVLKDFSDFYCSHCRDFALDRAPELVKDYVDKGLLRIEFKHFPLRESSYGAHIAAECAAGQDKFWEYHDVLFKNQQGSELSAAKLKQYAVDLGLDTAAFDTCFDGKQGKAQVDADAREGVAKQINSTPTMFINDERVLGAVSVEQFKEVINRKLQEKGITPPG; this is encoded by the coding sequence GTGGCAAACAAACCTGGCATGCCCCCGCCCCCACAGAAACTGGAAGGACAGCGGGAGAAAACGTCCAAGCAGATCGCGCGCGAGGCGACGCGCAAACGGCGACAGCAGGAACAGCGCCGCAACCTGCTCCTGATCATCGTGGGCGTTGCGATCGTCGGTGTGCTGGCGGTGGTGCTCATCAGCAATGCCTCACGCAACAGCGGCGGCATCGCCCGTTCGGGCAAGGGCGCCACCCTGGGGCCGGCCGATGCACCGGTGGTGCTGAAAGATTTCTCCGATTTCTACTGCAGCCACTGCCGTGACTTCGCGCTGGATCGTGCGCCGGAACTGGTGAAGGATTACGTGGACAAAGGGCTGCTGCGCATCGAGTTCAAGCACTTCCCGCTGCGCGAGTCGTCCTACGGCGCGCACATCGCGGCCGAATGTGCGGCAGGCCAGGACAAGTTCTGGGAGTATCACGATGTCCTGTTCAAGAACCAACAGGGCAGTGAGCTGAGCGCCGCCAAGCTGAAGCAGTACGCGGTGGACTTGGGATTGGACACGGCCGCGTTCGATACCTGTTTCGATGGGAAACAGGGCAAGGCGCAGGTGGACGCAGATGCGCGCGAAGGCGTGGCCAAGCAGATCAATTCAACGCCCACGATGTTCATCAACGATGAACGGGTGCTGGGTGCGGTATCCGTCGAGCAGTTCAAAGAAGTGATCAACCGCAAGCTGCAAGAAAAGGGCATCACGCCCCCCGGCTGA
- a CDS encoding U32 family peptidase yields MNQPIRLVKPEIMSPAGYWPQMQAAIEAGADAVYFGLKHFSARAKVGFALAELPEVMSTLHRRGVKGYVTFNTLIFDHELAEAVQTLTGIIEAGADAIIVQDVGMAHLAHQIAPALEIHGSTQMSLTSAEGIRLAQQFGVSRVVMARELSLDEVRVIRSQTDCELEMFVHGALCVSYSGQCFSSEAWGGRSANRGQCAQACRLPYELLVDDRLTPLGDARYLLSPGDLYALQQMPEIVQIGIAALKIEGRYKDANYVALTTAAYRKAVDEAWAGLPLSVTRREELQLEQVYSRGLGAHFITGVNHQTVVSGRAPRHRGVLMGRVTGVLADRILLTPSADAAVAPLKPGDGVVFDAADWRSPQLTEEGGRVYQVSPGRGGQLEVQFGNGALDFSRIRPGDWLWRTHDPGLDKVVQPFIEPASPRRKQPLAVQVWAHEGEPLRLTWTLPARPGLAVSVQSDEPLVAAQERALTEEYLQAQLGRLGQTPFTLAELRLDVQGNPFAPSSLLNQLRRQAVEQLSERLSQPRVPEIHDPQVMLAAALAQIAPAPALNLAPQLHLLVRTPEQLDAALTLRPASITLDYLDLYGLRPAVEQVQAAGITARVASPRVLKPNEQRIVNFLLRLECAILVRSTGLLMALQEGAHPSLIGDFSLNAANVLTADTFLRRGLQRITPTHDLNAAQVADLARGIGADKIEVVAYHHLPVFHTEHCVFCRFLSSGASYKDCGHPCETHRVALRDVAGRSHAVMADVGCRNTVFGAEAQEASQHLEAWRQAGILHWRLEFVHETADQVTRIAAAFNATLAGAASAFDLNRQLAHLAPQGTTQGSLFIPDDYLNLPLL; encoded by the coding sequence ATGAATCAACCAATCCGCCTTGTCAAACCAGAAATCATGAGCCCGGCCGGCTACTGGCCGCAGATGCAGGCCGCCATCGAAGCGGGCGCCGATGCGGTCTACTTCGGTCTCAAGCACTTCAGCGCGCGGGCCAAAGTAGGCTTTGCCCTGGCCGAGCTGCCTGAGGTCATGTCTACCCTGCACCGCCGCGGGGTCAAGGGTTATGTCACCTTCAACACCCTGATCTTCGATCATGAGCTGGCCGAAGCGGTGCAGACCCTGACCGGCATCATCGAGGCCGGCGCGGATGCCATCATCGTGCAGGATGTGGGCATGGCTCACCTTGCGCATCAGATCGCGCCGGCGCTCGAAATCCACGGCAGCACGCAGATGAGCCTGACCAGCGCCGAAGGCATCCGCCTGGCGCAGCAGTTTGGGGTCAGCCGGGTGGTCATGGCGCGGGAACTTTCGCTGGACGAGGTGCGCGTCATCCGCAGCCAAACCGACTGCGAACTGGAGATGTTCGTGCATGGCGCGCTCTGCGTTTCCTACTCCGGCCAGTGTTTTTCGTCCGAAGCCTGGGGCGGCCGCAGCGCCAACCGCGGTCAATGCGCACAGGCCTGCCGCCTGCCCTACGAGCTGCTGGTGGATGACCGCCTCACGCCGCTGGGCGATGCGCGCTATCTGCTCTCGCCGGGCGATCTCTACGCCTTGCAGCAGATGCCGGAGATCGTGCAGATTGGCATTGCTGCGCTCAAGATCGAAGGTCGCTACAAGGACGCCAACTACGTGGCGTTGACCACCGCCGCCTATCGCAAGGCCGTGGACGAGGCCTGGGCTGGCCTGCCGCTCAGCGTGACGCGGCGCGAGGAATTGCAGTTGGAGCAGGTCTACTCACGCGGGCTGGGCGCCCATTTCATCACCGGCGTCAATCACCAAACTGTCGTCAGCGGCCGCGCGCCGCGTCACCGCGGGGTGTTGATGGGCCGCGTGACGGGTGTGCTGGCCGATCGCATCCTGCTGACGCCCTCTGCCGACGCGGCCGTGGCGCCGCTGAAGCCGGGCGATGGCGTGGTTTTCGATGCCGCAGACTGGCGCAGCCCGCAACTGACCGAGGAAGGCGGCCGCGTCTACCAGGTCAGCCCGGGCCGCGGCGGTCAATTGGAAGTGCAGTTTGGCAACGGCGCGCTCGATTTTAGCCGCATTCGCCCCGGCGATTGGCTCTGGCGCACGCACGATCCGGGGCTGGACAAGGTCGTGCAGCCGTTCATCGAACCGGCATCTCCGCGGCGCAAACAGCCGCTGGCCGTGCAGGTGTGGGCGCACGAGGGTGAACCGCTGCGCCTGACCTGGACGCTGCCAGCGCGGCCGGGCCTGGCGGTCAGCGTGCAGAGCGACGAACCGCTGGTCGCGGCGCAGGAGCGGGCGCTGACAGAGGAGTACTTGCAGGCGCAGTTGGGCCGCCTGGGGCAAACGCCGTTCACCCTGGCCGAGCTGCGCCTCGATGTGCAGGGCAACCCGTTCGCGCCCAGTTCCCTGCTCAACCAACTGCGCCGGCAGGCGGTGGAGCAGTTGAGCGAGCGCCTTAGCCAGCCGCGCGTGCCGGAGATTCACGATCCGCAGGTCATGCTGGCCGCAGCCCTGGCGCAGATCGCGCCGGCGCCCGCACTCAACCTGGCGCCGCAACTGCATTTGCTCGTGCGCACGCCGGAGCAACTCGACGCCGCGCTGACCCTGCGGCCGGCCAGTATCACGCTGGACTACCTCGACCTGTACGGTTTGCGGCCGGCCGTGGAGCAGGTACAGGCCGCGGGCATCACCGCGCGTGTCGCCAGCCCGCGCGTGCTCAAGCCCAACGAGCAGCGCATCGTCAACTTCCTCCTGCGCCTGGAGTGCGCCATCCTGGTGCGCTCAACCGGCCTGCTCATGGCCTTGCAGGAGGGCGCGCATCCATCGCTGATCGGCGACTTCAGCCTGAACGCGGCCAACGTCTTGACGGCCGACACCTTTTTGCGCCGCGGCCTGCAGCGCATCACCCCCACGCACGATCTCAATGCCGCGCAGGTGGCCGACCTGGCGCGCGGCATCGGCGCGGACAAGATCGAAGTGGTAGCCTACCATCATCTGCCGGTTTTCCACACCGAGCACTGCGTCTTCTGCCGTTTTCTATCCAGCGGCGCCAGTTACAAGGACTGCGGCCATCCATGCGAAACCCACCGCGTGGCCCTGCGCGACGTGGCCGGCCGCAGCCATGCCGTCATGGCCGACGTCGGCTGCCGCAACACCGTGTTCGGCGCGGAGGCGCAGGAAGCCAGCCAGCACCTGGAAGCCTGGCGCCAGGCCGGCATCCTCCACTGGCGCCTGGAGTTCGTGCATGAAACCGCCGACCAGGTGACGCGCATCGCCGCCGCGTTCAACGCCACCCTGGCCGGCGCCGCCTCAGCCTTCGATCTCAACCGGCAACTGGCGCACCTGGCCCCGCAAGGCACCACCCAGGGCAGCCTCTTCATCCCGGATGATTATCTGAACTTGCCGCTGCTGTAA